From one Mya arenaria isolate MELC-2E11 chromosome 4, ASM2691426v1 genomic stretch:
- the LOC128229615 gene encoding heat shock 70 kDa protein 12B-like, which produces MSDEASKCKHLLVAAFDFGTTFSGYAFSFRNDPTQIQTNIGWNAGSEKLISLKTPTCILLNPDEEFVAFGFDAENKYSTLAEDNQHDGWMLFRRFKMLLHNNEGLKRGATVEDINGKSMPAMTIFSMSIRFLRDHLVKALKTQTVGIEEADIQYVLTVPAIWNDNAKQFMREAAIEAGLEADRIKLALEPEVASIWCQNVTTDLKGELARSGMQYMVLDLGGGTADISVHEKMQDGSLKEIHKASGGPWGGTAVDLNYMKWLTDLFGEATMERFKDEEMADYFDIQREFETKKRNILPETTGLITFRVAASLKEIHNDIGGKGILTRLSELGLNNKVTYRGDKLRVDASIAKKWFADPLQKTVLHVKGLLTEPKMRNVSIILLVGGFSECELVQDAVRKQITNKKLVVPNEAGLAVLKGAVRFGHFPDIVASRVIRYTYGIQTNVAFNSAVHPMKYMSLMSGKERLDGVFCKFVEVYSELKIGSIVKKSFKPIDPLKTGIDIFTSPDQSPFLVHDEGCQRIGYLDIEHPEGEMEDKSFEVFFEFGETELFVKVKITKTGREFYKTIDCL; this is translated from the exons aTGAGTGATGAAGCATcgaaatgtaaacatttgttgGTCGCTGCTTTTGATTTCGGAACAACGTTTAGTGGATACGCCTTTTCCTTCCGCAATGATCCAACACAGATTCAAACCAACATCGGTTGGAATGCGGGTTCGGAAAAACTCATATCCTTGAAGACCCCAACATGCATTTTGCTTAATCCGGATGAGGAGTTCGTAGCGTTTGGCTTTGACGCTGAGAATAAATACAGTACCTTAGCAGAAGACAATCAACATGACGGATGGATGTTGTTTCGAAGGTTCAAGATGCTGCTTCATAATAATGAG GGTCTAAAAAGAGGGGCAACGGTCGAAGACATCAATGGAAAATCAATGCCAGCCATGACGATATTTTCAATGTCAATTCGCTTTCTGAGGGATCATTTGGTTAAAGCACTAAAGACACAGACTGTCGGTATTGAAGAGGCAGACATCCAGTATGTACTAACAGTGCCTGCAATCTGGAACGACAATGCAAAACAGTTCATGCGCGAGGCTGCAATAGAG gCCGGGTTGGAAGCAGATCGAATCAAACTAGCTCTTGAGCCTGAGGTAGCGTCAATCTGGTGTCAGAATGTCACAACTGACTTGAAAGGAGAATTGGCGAGATCAGGGATGCAGTACATGGTACTCGACCTTGGGG GTGGCACAGCCGATATATCGGTCCATGAAAAGATGCAAGATGGCTCTTTGAAAGAGATACACAAGGCAAGTGGTGGCCCATGGGGAGGCACCGCCGTTGATTTGAATTATATGAAGTGGCTCACGGATCTTTTTGGAGAGGCGACTATGGAAAGATTCAAAGATGAAGAGATGGCCGACTATTTTGATATCCAACGAgaatttgaaacaaagaaaagaaatattttaccagaaacGACTGGATTGATAACATTTCGAGTTGCTGCTTCGTTGAAGGAAATCCACAACGATATTGGAGGCAAAGGAATATTAACGCGACTGTCAGAACTTGGTTTAAACAACAAGGTAACTTATAGGGGAGATAAGCTGAGAGTTGATGcttcaattgcaaaaaaatggtttgcCGATCCTTTGCAGAAAACTGTTCTGCACGTTAAAGGTCTGCTTACCGAGCCGAAAATGAGAAATGTAAGTATCATCTTGCTAGTTGGAGGATTTAGTGAATGTGAACTTGTTCAAGATGCAGTTCGAAAACAgattacaaacaagaaactgGTTGTTCCAAACGAAGCAGGACTAGCTGTGCTGAAGGGGGCAGTGCGCTTTGGCCATTTCCCTGACATTGTTGCTTCGAGAGTCATACGATATACCTATGGGATACAAACCAATGTTGCATTCAACTCTGCAGTCCACCCAATGAAATACATGAGCTTGATGAGCGGGAAAGAGAGGCTTGATGgagtattttgtaaatttgttgAAGTTTACAGTGAGTTAAAAATTGGAAGTATTGTGAAGAAAAGTTTCAAACCTATCGACCCACTTAAGACTGGGATAGATATATTCACAAGCCCTGACCAAAGTCCATTTCTTGTACATGACGAAGGATGTCAGCGAATTGGATACCTCGACATTGAGCATCCTGAAGGCGAAATGGAGGACAAGTCTTTCGAGGTTTTTTTCGAGTTTGGTGAAACTGAGTTATTTgtaaaagtaaagataacaaAAACTGGGCGCGAGTTTTACAAAACAATCGATTGCCTTTGA
- the LOC128229613 gene encoding tripartite motif-containing protein 5-like: MERHIRPPRRDPTTSDLEAPSPTFSNSSGSSQKPDFRSSVVETPRVFSATSGSYNSLQFRADLDVTVDSHITETLVCPICLGSMNTPKTLPCLHNACKKCLQQHILTHLKQELQLELNPTTFPCPVCERETQPPEKNVGIEKWASLFPTNYFLHAYCMILAVQREDVDCDPCLRRGETTLATWWCRECSEYQCNVCKTVHGGFKIFKDHDVLSVKEIAKNPHFAIPRYEPCHFHKEKITHFCRDHRVPCCSQCLVTSHRKCDHVVTVETEFLALKGRGGYTNLAELLTKYEDMVSELIDSRKNVIDDLESKRRLIIDHVQTVREGFENELRRLENKLLDDFDRFHIQEMNKLQALTLDCENLGKQITNAVNLVETVQHSGNEANMINLVENVSKECRTYEKRLRENQSHFEHVDYEFQVDQAIENVLKTAKSFGNINVKRSKKKSENIVSGARIVRNIAKEMPRFRVWIAGDRGRCGISGGVYFDDGRILLADHDNFKLKLFGTEGRLLCKLVLKSKPSDIALVDPDKFIATLPNASAVQFITMKGNQLTEGDFVNTKRMYHSVACANANIYLLGAVGIAVCSKESCAEMNFIKTKFQSPAFIQASTSGFVVTDRDKNAVNFFALGGCLLHRYTSKDMICPSGIDFDSQGHAFVCCKQSSNIHQLNEDGQRVKVILSERNSIEQPEIIKFQKFGNKFFVSESKISSRDFIRIFKWM; encoded by the coding sequence ATGGAACGGCATATCCGACCTCCTCGTAGGGACCCAACAACCTCTGACCTGGAGGCGCCCAGTCCGACATTTTCAAATTCTTCCGGTTCAAGTCAGAAACCTGATTTTCGGTCTTCAGTTGTCGAAACGCCTCGCGTATTTTCGGCGACATCGGGTTCATATAACAGTCTGCAGTTTCGCGCAGACTTGGACGTGACTGTGGATTCCCATATCACTGAGACGCTAGTATGCCCGATTTGCCTCGGATCGATGAATACGCCGAAGACGTTACCATGCCTCCACAATGCATGTAAGAAATGTCTTCAACAACATATTCTTACGCATTTGAAACAAGAATTACAATTGGAATTGAATCCAACCACCTTTCCATGTCCAGTCTGCGAGCGCGAGACTCAGCCACCGGAGAAAAACGTTGGCATCGAAAAGTGGGCATCCCTGTTTCCAACGAACTACTTTCTGCACGCGTATTGCATGATCCTTGCCGTCCAAAGGGAGGACGTCGACTGTGATCCTTGTCTGCGAAGAGGGGAGACAACCCTTGCTACTTGGTGGTGCCGGGAATGTAGTGAATATCAATGTAACGTATGCAAAACGGTCCATGGAGGGTTTAAGATCTTCAAGGACCACGATGTCCTATCGGTAAAGGAGATAGCGAAAAATCCACACTTTGCTATTCCCCGGTACGAACCGTGTCACTTTCACAAAGAAAAGATCACTCATTTTTGCCGGGATCATCGCGTACCATGTTGTTCTCAATGTTTGGTGACTTCTCATCGGAAATGTGATCACGTTGTTACCGTGGAAACTGAATTTCTGGCTTTAAAAGGAAGAGGGGGTTATACTAATCTAGCGGAACTCTTGACAAAATATGAAGACATGGTTTCAGAGCTTATTGACAGTCGAAAAAATGTAATTGATGATTTAGAATCTAAACGAAGATTGATTATTGACCATGTACAAACAGTTAGAGAGGGGTTTGAAAATGAATTGCGCAGACTTGAGAATAAACTCTTGGATGATTTTGATCGCTTTCATATACAGGAAATGAACAAACTGCAAGCCTTGACTTTGGATTGCGAAAATCTTGGGAAGCAGATCACGAACGCGGTGAATTTGGTTGAGACAGTCCAACATTCAGGCAATGAAGCTAACATGATCAATTTAGTTGAAAACGTGTCTAAGGAATGTCGAACATATGAAAAGAGGCTCCGGGAAAACCAGTCACACTTTGAGCATGTTGATTATGAATTTCAAGTTGATCAAGCCATAGAAAATGTTCTGAAAACGGCAAAGTCTTTTGGAAACATCAATGTTAAACGCTCCAAAAAGAAATCGGAGAATATCGTGAGTGGAGCGAGAATTGTGCGAAATATTGCAAAGGAGATGCCGCGATTTCGCGTTTGGATTGCAGGCGACAGAGGGCGTTGTGGAATATCCGGCGGAGTGTACTTCGATGACGGTCGTATTCTGTTAGCTGACCATGACAACTTTAAACTGAAACTGTTTGGAACAGAAGGTCGACTTCTCTGTAAACTGGTACTGAAGAGTAAACCAAGCGATATAGCTCTCGTTGATCCTGATAAGTTTATCGCTACCCTTCCGAATGCGAGTGCAGTCCAGTTCATAACCATGAAAGGAAATCAACTCACAGAAGGAGACTTTGTAAATACAAAGAGAATGTATCACTCGGTGGCGTGCGCGAACGCCAATATTTACCTTCTTGGCGCGGTTGGAATCGCTGTTTGCAGTAAGGAATCATGCGCAGAGATGAACTTCATCAAGACAAAATTTCAGTCACCGGCCTTCATTCAGGCATCTACCTCGGGATTTGTGGTGACTGATCGTGACAAGAATGCTGTGAATTTTTTCGCTCTGGGCGGCTGCCTTCTTCACAGATACACCTCGAAGGATATGATATGTCCTAGTGGAATCGATTTCGATAGTCAAGGCCATGCTTTTGTCTGTTGTAAACAGTCCTCCAATATTCACCAGTTAAACGAAGACGGGCAAAGAGTCAAAGTCATTCTTTCCGAGAGGAACAGTATCGAGCAACCTGAGATCATCAAGTTTCAAAAATTCGGGAACAAGTTTTTCGTCTCTGAGTCGAAAATCTCTTCTCGAGATTTTATACGTATTTTCAAATGGATGTAA
- the LOC128229619 gene encoding serine/threonine-protein phosphatase alpha-2 isoform — protein MADTDKLNIDSIIARLLEVRGTRPGKNVQLTESEIRGLCLKSRELFLSQPILLELEAPLKICGDIHGQYYDLLRLFEYGGFPPESNYLFLGDYVDRGKQSLETICLLLAYKIKYPENFFLLRGNHECASINRIYGFYDECKRRYNIKLWKTFTDCFNCLPIAAIIDEKIFCCHGGLSPDLQSMEQIRRIMRPTDVPDQGLLCDLLWSDPDKETMGWGENDRGVSFTFGAEVVAKFLHKHDLDLICRAHQVVEDGYEFFAKRQLVTLFSAPNYCGEFDNAGAMMSVDETLMCSFQILKPADKKKFPYGGLNAGRPVTPPRGTAKGKGKI, from the exons ATGGCCGATACTGATAAGTTAAATATAGACAGTATCATAGCAAGATTGTTGGAGG ttcgTGGAACACGTCCCGGAAAAAATGTACAGCTTACAGAATCGGAGATAAGAGGACTGTGTCTCAAGTCCAGAGAACTGTTTCTCAGTCAGCCAATCCTTTTGGAGTTGGAAGCTCCTTTGAAAATTTGTG GAGATATTCATGGACAATACTACGACTTGTTGAGATTGTTTGAATATGGTGGATTCCCTCCAGAGAGCAACTACCTGTTCCTAGGTGACTATGTGGACAGAGGAAAGCAGTCTCTCGAGACCATCTGTTTGCTGTTGGCCTACAAAATCAAATACCCAGAAAACTTCTTTTTACTCAGGGGCAACCACGAATGTGCCAGTATTAACAGAATCTATGGCTTTTATGATGAGT GCAAAAGACGGTACAACATCAAATTGTGGAAGACATTCACAGATTGTTTCAACTGTTTACCCATAGCAGCTATCATAGATGAGAAAATATTCTGTTGTCATGGAGGCTTGAGTCCTGACCTGCAGTCCATGGAACAGATCCGGCGTATCATGCGACCCACAGACGTTCCCGACCAGGGACTGCTGTGTGATCTGTTGTGGTCAGATCCCGACAAGGAGACGATGGGCTGGGGCGAGAATGATCGAGGAGTGTCGTTCACTTTCGGCGCAGAGGTGGTTGCCAAATTCCTTCACAAACATGATCTCGATCTCATCTGTCGAGCACATCAG GTGGTTGAAGACGGGTATGAGTTTTTCGCCAAGAGACAGTTGGTCACCCTTTTCTCAGCCCCCAACTACTGTGGAGAATTTGACAACGCTGGTGCTATGATGAGTGTCGACGAAACACTGATGTGCTCATTCCAG ATTTTGAAACCAGCGGACAAAAAGAAATTCCCATATGGAGGTTTGAATGCAGGTCGACCAGTGACCCCGCCAAGAGGGACGGCAAAAGGCAAAGGGAAAATATAG